A single window of Channa argus isolate prfri chromosome 2, Channa argus male v1.0, whole genome shotgun sequence DNA harbors:
- the gch1 gene encoding GTP cyclohydrolase 1, whose translation MEHSKQTQYSSNEKKETRDSGSVLNGHFEGVVTRPAAAPQGPAAESGSHRPSTSVMESWKEERTRSVEDNEMSLPSLAAAYTTILRGLGEDPQRQGLLKTPWRAATAMQFFTKGYQEKIIDVLNDAIFDEDHDEMVIVKDIDMFSMCEHHLVPIFGRVHIGYLPNKRVLGLSKLARIVEIYSRRLQVQERLTKQIAVAITEALQPTGVGVVIEATHMCMVMRGVQKMNSKTVTSTMLGVFREDPKTRDEFLTLIRS comes from the exons ATGGAGCACTCCAAGCAGACGCAATACAGTTCAAACGAGAAGAAGGAGACCAGGGACAGCGGCTCTGTGCTCAACGGACACTTTGAGGGGGTGGTGACGCGCCCAGCCGCAGCTCCCCAGGGTCCAGCCGCAGAGTCCGGCTCGCACCGGCCGAGCACCTCGGTGATGGAGAGCTGGAAGGAAGAGCGCACCCGGAGCGTGGAGGACAACGAGATGAGTCTGCCGTCCCTGGCCGCAGCCTACACCACCATCCTGCGGGGGCTCGGGGAGGACCCGCAGCGACAGGGGCTCCTTAAAACCCCGTGGAGAGCCGCCACCGCCATGCAGTTCTTCACCAAGGGCTACCAGGAGAAAATTATCG ACGTGCTGAACGATGCCATCTTTGACGAAGATCACGATGAAATGGTGATTGTGAAAGACATCGACATGTTCTCCATGTGTGAACATCACCTGGTGCCAATCTTCGGCAGG GTTCACATCGGTTACCTCCCCAACAAGAGAGTCCTGGGTCTCAGCAAACTGGCCAG GATTGTTGAAATCTACAGTCGTCGACTGCAAG TTCAGGAGAGGTTGACCAAACAAATAGCTGTGGCCATAACCGAGGCCCTGCAGCCGACTGGGGTCGGCGTGGTCATTGAGGCAAC TCACATGTGTATGGTGATGCGAGGTGTTCAGAAGATGAACAGTAAAACTGTCACCAGCACCATGTTGGGAGTTTTCAGGGAAGATCCAAAAACACGTGATGAGTTTCTGACACTGATCAGGAGCTGA